GACGCCACCCGCCTTCTCTATGATCGGGATCAGCGCCACGATGTCGTAGGGCTTCAATCCGGGATCGGCAACGATGTCGACGCTTCCCGAGGCGACCATGGCGAAGGCATAGCAATCGGTGCCGTAGCGGGCAAGTTGCACCTGCTTCTCGAATGCGTCATAGCGCGTGCGCGCGTCGCCCGTGAACAGCGCCGGTGTGGTGGTGAACAGCGTCGCATCCGCCAGGCTGGTCGTCTTGCGGGTCGAAAGCTTGCGCGGCCCGCCCGGCCCCTCATAGTGCGAGCCGGCGGCATTGGCGTAGAACAGTTCGCCGGTGAAGGGCTGCGACATCATGCCGGCCACGGCGTCGCCGTCGACCGTCAGCCCGACCAACGTCCCCCATACCGGCAGGCCGGAGATGAAGGCCCGTGTCCCGTCGATCGGATCGATCACCCAGACATGCCTGCTGGCGGTGTTCTCGCTGCCGTGCTCCTCGCCAAGAATGCCGTGCTCGGGATACTGCGCCGAGATCAGCGCCCGGATGGCGCGCTCGGCCTCGCGGTCGGCTTCCGTGACCGGATCGAAACTGCCCTTTTCCTTGTTGGCGACCGCCCCCTGGCTGCGGAACCTCGGCAAAGTCTCGGCCGCTGCTGCTTGCGCGATACGGCGCATGAAATCGATGCTGATGTCCAACTGATTCTCCCGCCTTGCGGCATGCCCTAACCCGGCTCTGCCGCGACTTTTTCCGCCAAAACAAGGGTGTTTATCGATTATTTCTGCGTTCACCGTTGCCCAAATGTCACATAGACATCATCGAAACGCAATTTCCACATCACTCTGAATTAAAAAAGCCTGAAGGTCGCTTGACATTTGTGCACCGCACAATACCCTTGATGATGGACAGGTTTTCCTGTCCATGCCCTCCTTGGGCGTTTCCTCCCTAGACTTCGACCGTATCGTGAAAACGATGCGGTCTTTTTTTAAGCCGCGATCCGGCTGCAAGTCTCATTCCGCGGCCAGCGGCAGGTCGATGAAGTGATGGTCGGGCATCGCCATCAGATCCGATGAAAATCGCGTCAGATCGTCGGCCAGCGCGTCAAAGCCGGCGACCTTCTCGAATGTCCGCTCATTCATGTAGAGCCCGCGATTGATCTCGATCTGCAGCGCATGCAGGTGACGCGCCGGGCGGCCATAATGTTCCGTGATGAAGCCGCCGGCATAAGGCTTGTTGTGGGCGACGGTATAGCCCATGGCGGTCAGCAGGCCGATCGCGGTTTCGGTCAGGGCGGCGGTGGCCGAGATGCCGAAACGGTCGCCGATGATGAAGTCGGGCCGCACGCCGCTCTCGCCGACACGGATGCTCGCCGGCATCGAATGACAGTCTATCAGCACGGCAAACCCGAAGCGGGCATGGGTCCTGGTCAAAAGCCGCTTCAGCGTTTCGTGATAAGGCTTGTAGACGGCCTCGACGCGGGCAACGGCTTCGGCCAGCGGCAGGCGGCCCGAATAGATATCGAGGCCCTCGCCGACCAGCTTCGGCACGGTGCCAAGTCCGCCCGCGACCCGCGCCGACCGGATGTTGCAGAAGGACGGCACCGGCTCGGCGAACATGCGCGGGTCGAGTTC
The genomic region above belongs to Mesorhizobium sp. B4-1-4 and contains:
- the hisN gene encoding histidinol-phosphatase, which produces MDISIDFMRRIAQAAAAETLPRFRSQGAVANKEKGSFDPVTEADREAERAIRALISAQYPEHGILGEEHGSENTASRHVWVIDPIDGTRAFISGLPVWGTLVGLTVDGDAVAGMMSQPFTGELFYANAAGSHYEGPGGPRKLSTRKTTSLADATLFTTTPALFTGDARTRYDAFEKQVQLARYGTDCYAFAMVASGSVDIVADPGLKPYDIVALIPIIEKAGGVVTTFDGGPAEKGGDVLAAATPELHAAAMAALRG
- a CDS encoding N-formylglutamate amidohydrolase; this translates as MAVSCHDALVFSGTFKLKTAAEDFSVFPPFEIRSGAEQRVPFLFNSPHSGRYYPERFLAMAKLDRNAIRRSEDCYVDELFGGAVALGAPMLAANFPRAYLDVNREPWELDPRMFAEPVPSFCNIRSARVAGGLGTVPKLVGEGLDIYSGRLPLAEAVARVEAVYKPYHETLKRLLTRTHARFGFAVLIDCHSMPASIRVGESGVRPDFIIGDRFGISATAALTETAIGLLTAMGYTVAHNKPYAGGFITEHYGRPARHLHALQIEINRGLYMNERTFEKVAGFDALADDLTRFSSDLMAMPDHHFIDLPLAAE